The candidate division KSB1 bacterium genomic interval CAACCGACTCGAAAGATGACCGACTGAGGCTCTGAACCGCGCGCTCAACATGCCCTGCCTTCGCCAGTCCGGGATCACTCACGAGTAAAGCTTTTTGGACCCCAAGTTCTTTTGTCGATGCGCCGAGATTGTCAATGGCATTCTCGCCAAAGATTACTCTGGTATTGGGTTGATAATCGAATTCTTGCATCTAATTTCTAATGATTGCCTTTCGAGTTTCTCACCATTGGAAGAATATTGATTTTTAAAAGAAAAGGCCTCAGAAGTCGGGCCATGTTTTTCAAAATGCTCGAGTTTAGCAACTGCCTCTTCGACAGAAGGTACGTGGCCCTTCGAAATCCACCACAAGATCA includes:
- a CDS encoding iron-containing alcohol dehydrogenase — protein: MQEFDYQPNTRVIFGENAIDNLGASTKELGVQKALLVSDPGLAKAGHVERAVQSLSRSSFESV